The sequence TGTCATTAAACATGGAAGCCCACAAGCCAAAGCTGATGCAGTAATGGCCCTTTCCAACCTCTCTACGCTCCCCGATAACCTAAGCATGATCCTATCCACTAAACCACTCTCACCGATACTAAATCTTCTCAAATCAAGTAAAATGTCATCGAAAACATCTGAGAAATGTTGTTCCCTGATAGAATCCTTGATGGTTTCTGGCGAGGAGCCGAGATCAGGGTTAATTTCTAACGAAGGTGGAGTTTTAGCGGTCGTGGAAGTTCTTGAAAACGGGTCATTACAAGCACGGGAACACGCGGTTGGCGTGCTTTTAACGCTGTGCCAAAGCGATAGAAGTAAATACAGAGAGCCAATTCTTAGAGAAGGTGTGATACCGGGACTGCTTGAGCTAACGGTTCAAGGGACATCGAAATCTCGGACTAAAGCTCAAAGACTTCTGTGTTTGCTTAGGGACTCGGAAAGCCCTAGATCAGAGGTTCAACCTGATACAATAGAAAACATAGTGTCAAGCTTAATCTCTCATATAGACGGGGATGATCAATCCGGTAAAGCAAAGAAGATGCTAGCTGAAATGGTGCAAGTTAGCATGGAAAAAAGCTTGAGACATCTACAAGAACGTGCTTCTACTCTTGTCCGTCCTTAAACCTGTGATCCCCAAAACCGCAATCCCGAGGTTTATTTCTAAGTATTTACTGTGGTTTGACCGGATAAGGGTGGTGAAGATTGATATATGCCAGTCCAGTTGCCGGCGTTTTGGTTCTTAGTgactggtttttttttctttttttttttactcataaGTGTTCATAATAAAAAGCTTTCTGTAATCTTAAGTCATTTTGTGTGTacattactactatatatacagacgcttttacttttaaaaagtttcattGATATCATAATGGCATTGGAGTGTTCATTATATAATAAACCGAACTTATCCGACCAAAATACCCACACGAAAGAAGATATATTTTTGACTATCCTTCTAGATTGAATTTCAGAATTAACTTCATATATGTTTTCAtaactaattctttttttactgGAGTTTAGACTTCAAAGCTCCTTCTTTTTCTAGGGggaaaaaaacatgttttcaaGATCATATGTATAGAATAATCATCCAAAATTTGGATCCACCGACTCTTTTGCAGAAGACCATTGAGTTTTGAGGCTTATGA comes from Camelina sativa cultivar DH55 chromosome 19, Cs, whole genome shotgun sequence and encodes:
- the LOC104763969 gene encoding U-box domain-containing protein 12-like, whose translation is MDLAGETNSLISTVASSSSSSVSSIDASLDCDSPRGGDVDHELLHHHHHTAAAVSSSSSVSVSSSSSASIQRVLSLIRSEDSDSRLYAAREIRRLTKTSHRCRRHFSQAVEPLVSMLRFDSPESHHEAALLALLNLAVKDEKNKVSIIEAGALEPIINFLQSNSPTLQEYASASLLTLSASVNNKPIIGANGVIPLLVNVIKHGSPQAKADAVMALSNLSTLPDNLSMILSTKPLSPILNLLKSSKMSSKTSEKCCSLIESLMVSGEEPRSGLISNEGGVLAVVEVLENGSLQAREHAVGVLLTLCQSDRSKYREPILREGVIPGLLELTVQGTSKSRTKAQRLLCLLRDSESPRSEVQPDTIENIVSSLISHIDGDDQSGKAKKMLAEMVQVSMEKSLRHLQERASTLVRP